The following are encoded in a window of Vibrio azureus genomic DNA:
- a CDS encoding methyl-accepting chemotaxis protein: protein MINSLKNLSLKTKISLASFTAITIMGAALTYLSANKLFEETRSGIYSRAQSSSNIATEALTDWMSVRKDIIASIDINKPKTELIHSLSQGKNAGRFFDLYLGSSDGQFLSAIDSEILDVDPRTRPWYLETEQDNKSTVTSAYKDVSTNTLLITLTKPVQKNGKFVGVIAADVSIEQLISDIAGFNVGENAHAMLIDMSNDTILAHHNRDLILKPTTELSPEFSSAFIKESAKTKNIEIASTDNGEEKLYFFRQIEGTHWMFAIEMDRATEEANHAVLLQQLIFIAVLIVIAAVAALSLLVKTLLKDLNLVSKALEEIASGNGDLTMRLTPRCDDEVGKLAKNFNRFVDNMHAMITKLGSVSNALSEQAHTMAQQSDINNQQINSQQDEINMVATAINEMAVATQEIANNAEKSAGNSENAVQACSASSNQVVATQESINNLAQEVQVATNIIQELELHSQSINTILSTIQGIAEQTNLLALNAAIEAARAGEQGRGFAVVADEVRVLSQRTHASTTEIQETIELLQDTTKKAVSIMNDSQQLANSSVNDANEAALSLTEIHTAIEKINDMATQIASAAEEQASVTQEITRNTEGISEVSHKLSSGAQQASEQASKLSDLSRELEQEVSRFKL from the coding sequence ATGATAAATTCCTTAAAAAACTTATCTTTAAAAACAAAGATATCTTTAGCTTCCTTTACTGCGATTACTATTATGGGAGCGGCGCTCACTTACCTTTCCGCCAACAAATTATTTGAAGAAACACGTAGCGGTATTTATTCAAGAGCGCAAAGTTCAAGCAATATCGCCACAGAAGCGCTTACAGATTGGATGTCTGTACGCAAAGATATTATTGCTTCTATTGATATTAACAAGCCGAAAACAGAACTCATTCATTCACTTTCACAAGGTAAAAATGCTGGCCGTTTTTTCGATCTATATCTAGGCAGTAGTGATGGGCAATTTCTCAGTGCAATTGATAGTGAAATATTAGATGTTGATCCTCGTACAAGGCCTTGGTATTTAGAAACTGAACAAGATAATAAATCAACAGTTACCTCGGCTTATAAAGATGTAAGTACGAATACGCTGTTAATTACGCTTACTAAGCCAGTTCAAAAAAATGGTAAGTTTGTTGGTGTAATAGCGGCAGATGTATCAATTGAGCAGCTTATCTCTGATATCGCAGGGTTTAATGTTGGTGAAAACGCCCATGCAATGCTCATAGACATGAGTAATGATACTATCTTGGCACATCATAACAGGGACCTTATACTCAAACCGACAACCGAGCTTTCCCCTGAGTTTTCTTCGGCTTTCATCAAAGAGTCTGCCAAAACGAAAAATATTGAAATAGCTTCGACAGATAATGGTGAAGAGAAACTGTATTTCTTCCGCCAGATTGAAGGTACACATTGGATGTTTGCAATTGAGATGGATCGTGCAACTGAAGAAGCAAATCATGCCGTCTTATTACAGCAATTAATTTTTATTGCCGTGCTCATCGTGATTGCAGCTGTTGCTGCCCTCTCTTTACTGGTTAAAACGCTATTAAAAGATTTGAATCTTGTTTCCAAAGCTTTAGAAGAGATCGCCTCTGGTAACGGCGACTTGACCATGCGTTTAACACCGCGTTGTGACGACGAAGTGGGCAAATTAGCAAAAAACTTTAATCGCTTCGTTGATAATATGCATGCCATGATCACCAAGTTAGGGAGCGTCTCTAACGCACTTTCTGAACAAGCACATACCATGGCTCAACAGTCTGATATTAATAATCAACAAATTAATAGTCAGCAAGACGAAATCAACATGGTGGCGACTGCGATTAACGAAATGGCGGTGGCTACACAAGAAATTGCAAATAACGCAGAAAAAAGTGCGGGTAATTCTGAAAATGCAGTCCAAGCCTGCTCGGCGAGCTCTAATCAGGTAGTCGCAACTCAAGAGTCCATTAACAACCTTGCGCAAGAAGTCCAAGTTGCCACAAACATTATTCAAGAACTGGAACTTCACAGCCAAAGCATCAATACCATACTGTCGACGATTCAAGGTATTGCAGAACAAACCAACTTATTGGCCCTCAATGCTGCCATTGAAGCGGCACGAGCTGGCGAGCAAGGCAGAGGTTTTGCCGTTGTTGCCGATGAGGTCAGGGTTTTAAGTCAACGAACTCATGCTTCGACAACAGAAATACAAGAAACCATAGAATTACTGCAAGATACAACCAAGAAAGCGGTGTCGATAATGAATGACAGCCAACAGCTTGCTAATTCGAGCGTAAACGACGCCAATGAAGCTGCTTTAAGCTTAACGGAAATTCACACGGCAATTGAAAAGATCAACGATATGGCGACACAGATTGCCTCTGCTGCGGAAGAACAAGCTTCCGTGACTCAAGAAATCACGCGTAATACTGAAGGCATCAGCGAAGTCTCTCATAAATTGTCTTCTGGAGCACAACAAGCCTCAGAACAAGCATCAAAACTATCGGATCTCTCACGTGAGTTAGAACAAGAAGTCAGCCGCTTCAAGCTGTAG
- a CDS encoding efflux RND transporter periplasmic adaptor subunit, translated as MLTKLRLRWLLPFAVAGGAYFTYQAIAQTSPANETVKEVREEPTVQASALFPTDHKVVITGYGEIVPFEQTLLAAQVSGEVISWHPNFVQGGFVKRGEVLLTIAKDNYEAALLQAEAELANARAMLIEEQAKAEVAKRQAKTLSARQVSDLYLRKPQLLSAQAQVKSAQAAIKRAQRDLENCNIIAPYDALVVARDIGVGQFVSAGARVAVLNNVEFAEVHIPVAGFDSVFLPDSLADLDAVVTQQDIAKNQRQGKVVRDLGIVDSATRMSNVVIQVEDPYGLNNHQLPLKFGSFVEVNFTGKELKHIYRLPQELVRNRTVWVVNEQDQLEERVVNVLREEGEYLVIGKGLNESDKVVLTLPEYPQQGMTVKVVQSDDDSSSLVQ; from the coding sequence ATGCTAACAAAATTGAGACTACGCTGGCTATTGCCTTTCGCTGTAGCTGGGGGAGCATATTTCACATATCAAGCTATTGCACAAACTTCACCAGCAAATGAAACCGTAAAAGAAGTCAGAGAAGAGCCTACTGTGCAGGCTTCTGCTCTCTTCCCGACGGATCATAAAGTCGTGATTACTGGGTACGGTGAGATTGTACCTTTTGAGCAAACTCTGTTGGCAGCTCAAGTCAGTGGGGAGGTTATAAGCTGGCATCCCAATTTTGTGCAAGGTGGGTTTGTAAAGCGTGGAGAAGTCTTATTGACGATAGCCAAAGACAATTATGAAGCCGCGTTATTACAAGCAGAAGCGGAATTAGCTAATGCGCGTGCAATGTTAATTGAAGAGCAAGCCAAGGCAGAAGTTGCCAAAAGGCAGGCAAAAACATTGAGCGCTAGACAAGTCAGTGACCTTTATCTTCGCAAGCCCCAGTTATTGAGTGCTCAGGCTCAAGTGAAATCTGCTCAAGCTGCAATTAAACGTGCGCAAAGAGACTTGGAAAATTGCAATATTATCGCTCCCTATGATGCGTTAGTGGTTGCTCGTGATATCGGTGTTGGTCAGTTTGTTTCTGCAGGAGCACGTGTTGCAGTACTGAACAATGTTGAATTTGCGGAAGTACATATTCCCGTCGCTGGGTTTGATAGTGTTTTCTTACCCGACTCTTTGGCTGATCTTGACGCGGTAGTCACACAACAAGATATAGCTAAAAATCAGCGACAAGGGAAGGTGGTTCGTGATTTAGGTATCGTCGATAGTGCAACGCGAATGAGTAACGTTGTGATTCAAGTTGAGGATCCATATGGTTTAAATAATCATCAACTTCCGCTTAAATTTGGATCATTTGTTGAGGTGAACTTCACAGGTAAAGAGCTCAAACATATTTACCGTCTCCCACAAGAATTAGTCAGAAATCGTACGGTCTGGGTGGTGAATGAGCAAGATCAGCTGGAAGAAAGAGTAGTGAACGTTTTACGTGAAGAAGGGGAGTATTTGGTTATTGGTAAAGGCTTAAATGAATCCGATAAGGTGGTATTAACGTTGCCTGAATATCCACAACAAGGCATGACGGTAAAAGTTGTGCAAAGTGATGATGATTCTTCGAGCCTTGTGCAGTAA
- a CDS encoding copper resistance protein NlpE — MKKTYLALVFAFFTLAGCQNEQDKKAEVNQLPSNTLGSAEPATPIKHLQVITTDTFADPAHSARHSLDWSGIYIGALPCADCSAIQTSLAIDKDGYYLLKQVYEGKDVGTLSSHGRFTWNKLGNTITLDNEPAPNQYFVAENRLIKLDRNGAKITGALASFYNLKKVTDE; from the coding sequence ATGAAAAAAACATATTTAGCATTGGTTTTTGCCTTTTTTACGCTCGCAGGCTGCCAAAATGAACAAGATAAAAAAGCAGAAGTAAATCAATTGCCTAGTAATACTCTAGGAAGTGCAGAGCCCGCAACACCTATCAAGCATTTACAAGTGATCACCACAGATACTTTTGCAGACCCTGCTCACAGTGCCCGACATTCTCTAGATTGGAGTGGTATATACATAGGAGCACTTCCTTGTGCAGATTGCTCAGCTATCCAGACATCGTTAGCCATTGATAAAGATGGCTACTATCTGCTTAAACAAGTCTATGAAGGTAAAGACGTGGGTACTCTCAGTTCTCATGGAAGATTTACTTGGAATAAATTAGGTAACACCATAACATTGGATAATGAACCAGCTCCAAATCAATACTTTGTAGCTGAGAATCGCTTAATTAAGCTCGATAGAAATGGCGCAAAAATAACCGGTGCGCTTGCTTCATTTTACAACTTAAAAAAAGTGACCGATGAGTAA
- a CDS encoding S1 family peptidase, translating into MRLYSAFMGLSLLVSFTTLSSEQGESSELTAYIIGGKPAPLTQPPFFARVILHRTGEAQFNNLCGASIINDRYIMTAAHCLGDDVFTDGWTIDDLRILVKNPTMNDVYLEEFKDVRSFIVHPDYDETNLWINDIALIELSHPITDNVQSITLPQDFGDYSNEAVYQIFGLGQTSTSNTNEPSRLLWAEVEPLTDTQCSSMISDFNTQESLCATGVTNQAYTGICSGDSGGPLTYQDSSSQYQQIGIISYGSSICESPRVPSVFTEVLNYTTWIEAHTSSGEKTQYDAQLAATETYYSNGDNGFQPEETNGSPPESITSSTSGGAIHVFWLLMGGMLTYLRRSACSLRSRVKA; encoded by the coding sequence ATGAGGTTATATTCTGCCTTCATGGGTTTGTCACTACTAGTCAGCTTTACCACACTCAGCTCAGAACAAGGCGAGTCTTCTGAATTAACCGCATACATTATCGGAGGTAAACCCGCCCCTCTAACCCAGCCACCTTTTTTCGCAAGAGTGATTTTGCATCGTACTGGAGAAGCGCAATTCAATAACTTATGTGGTGCTTCAATCATTAATGACCGTTACATCATGACGGCCGCCCATTGTCTAGGAGATGACGTTTTTACTGATGGTTGGACGATCGATGACTTACGTATTCTAGTAAAAAATCCAACCATGAATGATGTTTATCTTGAAGAGTTTAAAGATGTTCGTTCATTTATAGTGCATCCGGATTACGATGAAACAAATTTGTGGATAAACGATATCGCTCTCATTGAACTGAGCCATCCCATCACTGATAACGTTCAGTCCATCACTTTACCACAAGACTTTGGCGACTATAGCAACGAGGCTGTTTATCAAATATTTGGTCTAGGACAGACCTCAACATCGAATACAAATGAACCATCACGGTTACTCTGGGCAGAAGTCGAACCACTAACAGACACTCAATGCTCCAGTATGATCTCTGACTTTAATACTCAGGAATCGCTGTGCGCAACGGGAGTGACGAATCAGGCATACACTGGTATTTGTAGTGGTGATTCAGGTGGGCCTTTGACCTATCAAGACAGTAGTAGTCAATATCAGCAAATCGGCATTATCAGTTATGGCTCATCGATTTGTGAGTCCCCACGTGTTCCTAGTGTATTTACAGAAGTATTGAACTACACAACATGGATCGAAGCCCACACCAGTTCTGGAGAAAAGACTCAATATGATGCTCAACTTGCTGCAACGGAGACATATTACAGCAATGGTGATAATGGCTTTCAACCAGAAGAAACCAATGGCTCTCCGCCTGAAAGTATTACCAGCTCTACCAGCGGTGGAGCTATCCATGTTTTCTGGCTTTTGATGGGGGGAATGCTCACTTATCTAAGACGTAGCGCTTGTTCTTTAAGGAGTCGAGTCAAGGCTTGA
- the soxR gene encoding redox-sensitive transcriptional activator SoxR, translated as MELSVGEVAQRSGVKVSALHFYEKKGLIFSWRNQGNQRRYHRSVLRRVAIIKAAQQVGLSLEEIYKAFESLPKHQAPSKSQWEALSRGWFAQLEQKIQQMQKLQRDLNECIGCGCLSLDNCRLRNPDDIEGKQHSGSILSVISL; from the coding sequence ATGGAACTCAGTGTCGGAGAAGTTGCTCAGCGTTCGGGTGTGAAAGTATCCGCATTACATTTTTATGAAAAAAAAGGTTTGATTTTTAGTTGGAGAAACCAAGGAAATCAGCGTCGATATCATCGTAGTGTTCTGCGCCGGGTCGCGATAATTAAAGCCGCTCAGCAAGTGGGATTATCTTTGGAAGAGATTTATAAAGCATTTGAGTCCTTACCCAAACATCAAGCACCCAGTAAATCTCAATGGGAAGCGCTCTCAAGAGGTTGGTTTGCACAACTTGAGCAGAAAATCCAACAGATGCAAAAATTACAAAGGGATCTCAATGAGTGTATCGGATGTGGCTGCTTATCTCTAGATAACTGCCGCTTAAGAAATCCAGATGATATTGAAGGTAAACAGCATAGTGGTTCCATACTCTCCGTTATATCACTCTGA
- a CDS encoding flagellar motor switch protein FliG, producing the protein MNTVPSMSAQTFSYVERTALVLLGMGEEAAAQVLQHFSRAETQRVTRAMAKLNGIKSDSARTVIQHFFEDFSEHSGIRGASKEYLSNTLRKALGNDLAKGLLNSLYGDEIRNNMQRLQWVETDVLAGFIRHEHPQMQAIFLAYLPADSASSVLKYLPESDHDEILYRIAQLQDIDHQVAIDLHELVERCIEKVSAIQSTPLSGVKQAADIINRFEGDRASLMEMLKLHDEEMVHEIEENMFDFMVLGRQREETMDSLTQQIPLALWAVALKGADEELQKAIKQSMPQRMVKALEDDMSLRGAIALSHVQKARHDIMQMVRELDESGEIQLMLYEEPTVE; encoded by the coding sequence ATGAACACAGTACCGTCGATGTCAGCACAAACATTTAGTTATGTAGAAAGAACCGCCCTAGTGCTTCTTGGTATGGGGGAAGAAGCCGCCGCGCAGGTGTTACAACATTTTAGCCGGGCTGAAACACAGCGAGTCACTCGTGCGATGGCCAAGTTGAATGGGATTAAAAGTGATTCTGCTCGAACGGTTATTCAACACTTTTTTGAAGATTTTAGCGAACATAGTGGCATACGTGGGGCTTCCAAGGAATACCTTTCAAACACTTTACGTAAAGCTCTGGGTAACGACTTGGCAAAAGGCTTGCTAAATAGCCTTTATGGCGATGAAATTCGTAATAACATGCAAAGATTGCAATGGGTTGAGACAGATGTGCTAGCGGGTTTTATTAGGCACGAGCACCCTCAAATGCAAGCGATTTTTTTAGCTTATTTACCTGCAGATAGTGCTTCATCAGTATTAAAGTATTTGCCTGAGAGTGATCATGACGAAATCCTGTATCGAATTGCTCAATTGCAAGATATTGATCACCAAGTCGCTATCGATCTGCATGAGTTAGTCGAGCGTTGTATAGAGAAAGTGTCGGCGATACAAAGCACGCCGTTATCAGGTGTCAAACAAGCGGCAGACATTATCAACCGCTTCGAAGGAGACCGAGCGTCATTAATGGAAATGCTCAAACTGCATGATGAAGAAATGGTTCATGAAATTGAAGAGAATATGTTCGATTTCATGGTACTCGGTCGACAGCGAGAAGAAACGATGGATTCGTTGACCCAGCAGATTCCACTCGCATTATGGGCTGTTGCTTTGAAAGGTGCAGATGAAGAGCTGCAAAAAGCCATCAAGCAATCGATGCCTCAACGTATGGTAAAAGCATTGGAAGATGATATGTCACTGAGAGGAGCGATAGCACTCAGTCATGTGCAAAAAGCTCGTCACGATATTATGCAGATGGTTCGAGAGTTGGATGAATCTGGAGAAATTCAGCTCATGCTTTACGAAGAACCTACGGTGGAATAA
- the fliH gene encoding flagellar assembly protein FliH, with the protein MPNILRLSPGTYRQHRFPPLAESIMGDDMLLEEQSWQEDRQGDLQQQLEAGFQQGLQQGHDEGLRQGLEQGKQLGMLDGQKEGFQKGFISGEKSGKQNFIEAAKPVHELFQQLSRWQKEKEQQQRHMICELVQKVAQQVVRAELTLMPQQILALVDETLAAMPGKPETVTVQLNPQDLERIGQINADLPEAWKLVADEKLPSGGCLLITDDAEADASCDSRLEACMDNVKQHLLDESLPQLSKENE; encoded by the coding sequence ATTCCTAACATTTTACGTTTGTCACCGGGTACCTATCGTCAGCATCGATTCCCTCCTTTAGCGGAATCTATAATGGGTGATGATATGTTACTAGAAGAGCAGTCTTGGCAAGAAGATAGACAAGGAGACCTTCAACAGCAGCTTGAGGCAGGCTTTCAGCAAGGTCTGCAGCAAGGTCACGATGAGGGCTTACGTCAAGGTCTTGAGCAGGGCAAGCAACTGGGTATGCTCGATGGCCAAAAAGAAGGCTTTCAGAAGGGGTTTATCTCTGGTGAGAAATCAGGAAAGCAGAACTTTATTGAAGCGGCCAAACCAGTACACGAACTTTTTCAACAACTTTCACGCTGGCAAAAAGAAAAAGAACAGCAGCAGCGACATATGATTTGCGAGCTCGTACAAAAGGTAGCTCAACAGGTTGTACGTGCAGAGTTAACGTTAATGCCACAGCAAATACTTGCTTTGGTAGATGAAACATTAGCCGCGATGCCAGGCAAACCGGAGACGGTGACAGTGCAGCTTAATCCTCAAGACTTAGAACGTATTGGTCAAATTAATGCCGATTTACCTGAAGCATGGAAGCTGGTGGCGGATGAAAAGTTGCCTAGTGGAGGGTGTTTATTGATCACTGATGATGCAGAAGCGGATGCAAGCTGTGACTCTCGGTTAGAAGCGTGCATGGACAACGTAAAGCAGCACTTACTGGATGAATCTTTACCGCAACTGAGTAAAGAAAATGAGTGA
- a CDS encoding FliI/YscN family ATPase, with translation MSEAGCVDILSSRFNGALASLEAIPVARVTGRLIKVNGLMLQAVGCQFKLEQRCLVETADGTMMEAQVVGFEHAIAYLMPIRRLGELFAGAKVIPIDGDSTVQLSTSWLGRVINGLGEPIDDGEPLAQGERVSLQPHPINPLKRRHVDTPLDVGVRAINGLLTIGKGQRVGLMAGSGVGKSVLLGMITQNTEADVIVVGLIGERGREVREFIERNLTSEAKKKAIIVAAPADESPLMRLRATLLCHRIAEYFRDQGKDVLLLMDSLTRYAMALREVALALGEPPATRGYPPSVFGALPQLLERAGNSEHEDGSLTAIYTVLAEGDDQQDPVVDSARAILDGHIVLSRSLAEKNHYPAIDINASISRCMNACIEPEHSQAANLFRQYYANYLQVKDLLPLGGYQAGQDLELDKSISLYPIMNAYLKQAANEAVAFAPSCDELMQMFTE, from the coding sequence ATGAGTGAGGCTGGTTGTGTGGATATTTTAAGCTCACGGTTTAATGGGGCGTTAGCATCACTTGAAGCTATTCCTGTCGCTCGAGTGACAGGGCGTCTTATCAAAGTGAATGGGCTTATGCTGCAAGCCGTCGGTTGCCAGTTTAAACTCGAACAACGCTGCTTGGTTGAAACTGCCGATGGTACCATGATGGAAGCTCAAGTGGTTGGATTTGAGCATGCCATTGCCTACTTAATGCCTATTCGGCGTTTGGGTGAACTGTTTGCTGGTGCAAAAGTGATCCCTATTGATGGGGACAGTACAGTACAACTCAGTACGAGTTGGCTGGGGCGAGTCATTAACGGCTTAGGAGAGCCGATTGATGATGGAGAACCTTTGGCTCAAGGAGAACGAGTGTCTTTACAACCTCACCCCATCAATCCTTTGAAACGACGTCATGTTGATACGCCACTTGATGTTGGAGTCAGAGCGATCAATGGCTTGCTCACTATAGGCAAGGGGCAAAGGGTGGGCCTGATGGCAGGCAGTGGCGTTGGTAAAAGTGTCTTGCTTGGTATGATCACGCAAAATACTGAAGCAGATGTGATCGTTGTCGGGTTGATTGGTGAAAGAGGGCGAGAAGTACGTGAATTTATCGAACGCAATTTGACTTCTGAGGCAAAGAAGAAAGCCATTATTGTTGCAGCACCCGCTGATGAATCTCCGCTTATGAGGCTTCGCGCCACGTTACTTTGTCATCGGATTGCAGAGTATTTTCGTGATCAAGGAAAAGACGTATTACTGCTCATGGATTCGTTAACCCGCTATGCGATGGCACTGCGTGAAGTGGCCTTAGCTTTAGGAGAACCCCCAGCAACACGAGGTTACCCACCTTCGGTTTTTGGTGCATTACCGCAATTGCTAGAGAGAGCAGGAAACAGTGAACATGAAGATGGAAGTTTGACTGCGATTTATACGGTGTTAGCGGAAGGGGATGATCAGCAAGATCCTGTTGTGGATTCAGCTCGAGCTATTTTAGATGGTCATATCGTTTTATCCCGTTCTTTAGCGGAGAAAAATCATTATCCCGCGATTGATATTAATGCATCGATCAGCCGCTGCATGAACGCTTGTATTGAACCAGAGCATAGCCAAGCGGCCAACCTTTTCCGTCAATACTATGCAAATTACTTACAAGTCAAGGACCTGCTGCCACTTGGAGGTTATCAAGCTGGGCAAGATTTAGAGCTAGATAAATCGATTTCACTTTATCCAATAATGAATGCTTACTTAAAACAAGCGGCTAATGAGGCTGTGGCTTTTGCCCCAAGCTGTGATGAGTTAATGCAGATGTTTACAGAATAA
- a CDS encoding cytochrome b562 produces MLRCLFIGSLVAFSTSAKVQEDIDLKGNMKEMKLEFHHAAQASDVDSMLQSIIHMQSLVEQSKKGKFPPEKADTYHQGFDKLSLTLEQIKYDLESGDFTKAKQGLHVIDGLRQEYHDKRSPSIWSKIFG; encoded by the coding sequence ATGTTACGTTGTCTATTTATCGGTTCACTTGTGGCCTTCAGTACCTCTGCTAAAGTACAAGAAGATATTGACTTAAAAGGGAATATGAAGGAAATGAAATTAGAGTTTCATCATGCAGCTCAAGCCTCCGATGTTGACTCGATGTTACAGTCTATCATTCACATGCAGAGCTTGGTTGAACAGTCAAAGAAAGGGAAGTTCCCACCTGAAAAAGCAGACACTTATCATCAAGGTTTTGATAAGCTTTCCCTGACACTAGAGCAGATAAAATATGACTTAGAAAGTGGCGACTTTACTAAAGCAAAGCAAGGATTACATGTCATCGATGGCTTACGCCAAGAATATCATGATAAGCGCAGCCCTAGTATTTGGAGTAAGATTTTTGGCTAA
- a CDS encoding META domain-containing protein, translating to MKRLFLSLNILFLSFLVLPVAQAFEDSELPLLHQQLLGAWNLVLINDQPPMYQSSLHITQDNIFGNTGCNNFFSSIGWLDQGFWEISSVLTTRKGCMGSDLQMQESNVLDTLVTKARIEFDEASELLTVEIDDHSLTYQKES from the coding sequence ATGAAAAGATTATTTTTATCGCTAAACATACTATTTTTATCATTCCTTGTATTACCAGTAGCACAGGCGTTCGAAGACTCAGAGCTGCCTCTTTTGCATCAACAGCTCTTAGGAGCCTGGAATTTAGTACTGATCAATGATCAACCGCCAATGTATCAATCTAGCCTTCATATTACTCAAGATAATATCTTTGGTAATACAGGTTGTAATAATTTCTTTTCTTCTATTGGTTGGTTAGACCAAGGTTTTTGGGAAATTTCTTCAGTGCTCACTACGAGAAAAGGCTGTATGGGTTCTGACCTTCAAATGCAGGAGAGCAATGTCTTAGATACTTTGGTGACAAAAGCACGAATCGAATTTGATGAAGCTTCAGAACTATTGACGGTAGAGATTGATGATCACTCGCTGACTTATCAAAAGGAGTCCTAG